One Drosophila teissieri strain GT53w chromosome X, Prin_Dtei_1.1, whole genome shotgun sequence genomic window, CGCAAACGGCATCGAAGTACCGACAATTTGctgtcgcagcagcagcagttcttCCACAACTTCGCCCAGTTCTTCTGCTCCGATGGCGAGTTCTCGGAGGAGAGCGATCATGGCAGCGACAGGAAGAGGGTCAACGATGCCGTTGCCCACTTCAAACCCTTTCGGGAGGCCTTCTCCTGTGGCACCTCGCACAAGCGAAGGCGGCAATGTCGACTGTTTTAACAGATTCCTGGGTCAACGaactcatcatcatcacaaGCGAGTGATAAATAAACTAGAACTTTTTCCCCTAAAATACTTACGCGTGTTTACTCAATGCAAACGCAGCTGTGtgacatttaattagtttatttattcattattgGATCCGCCCGacgaaatatatatgtacaaaatcAGGTCgtaatcgtaatcgtaatcAGAATCAGATGAAACgaaagcggaaacggaaacggaaaccgAATCTGTTGTCACCAATACATATAAATAGTTAACACATTCCATTCAGACAGACAACTTTCAGCTATGGTTATGGTTATAGTTCATAGTTCATAGTTCATAGTTGTGTAGTTGCAATTTAAGTTGTAGTATTAGCTTTAGCCATAGTTGTATGCTTAGTCGCCTAGCTTGTGTACACTGAAAACATTTAAACCGGGAACTGCAATTGTAACTGTTAGTCGCATATGAACAATGCACTACCATTGTTTATGTTGTTGCTTAcactagaaaaaaaaaacgtacgCGTAGCCTAGAAACATTGAGTTGAAATTCGTTACGACTGATGCGTTATGTACTTatgttgttttgtgtgttctTAACTTGCATTTAAATCGGTAAACTCTGGGGCTCAAAAGGTTTACGAATTCAAACGAGTTTTCCATCCTACAGCTAACTACGCTAAGGAACCCTAGTtagaatacaaaaatattttacaaattggCACACAAAACACTTGCTCTCAAATAAACATGTTTACACACTGTGCCTGTGGTTGTGGTTTCGAAAATTTCGTAAATAGCCTAGAATCTAACATTAATCGTCAATACTATCGATTATTTCGATTAATTCAGTTGCGCTTTTCAATCCGATAGTTACGACTCTTGAGTTTCCTGTAAGTATTTCTCCTAAGCCTACTGTAGTATTACTCGTATGTTATTGTTGTTACCCTCACACTCCCCCACCACTATCACTTCTTCAACTTTCAAAAGTTTCCCCGCACCCCTCCTCGACTTAGACATAGTACACCCTTAGCCGTAAAAATAGCAcatatcatatacatatggtATGGTCTTATGAGCTAACATTTAATCTGAATATGACATCAACGCACAGAGCAAAACACACATATTCGAATGGAGAAACTTGcgtcttgttttgttttgggggAACAGGAAACAGACACCTAAGTTTTCGGTATGGGTGTTACTCGTATTCGGTATGGGTTATACGCTAACATAGTATCTATTTCTTAACCTTTTTCAACTGCAAATAGTTGTAGTAAATGTCAAAGTGAAAATCGCTCAATTACAAAATCCATCAAAATGCAGACTGCCGCTTTCCCCATCGTCTATTAACTTTAGTTATTCTGATATTGATATTAGTTGCACCTGTGTACCTACGTAGTTTTCTCCTGAAACCTTActgttttttacttttgttttagcTCTGTTCGGAAAACCGTgggtgtatttttttttggttttgctggGTTAGGttagttgcaattgcaaatgcTGACAAAAAGTTCATGCTGAGACCATTAACGAATGTAGAATTGTATTTTGAAATTGCGCTCTGTATTTGCAACCGTATATTGGGATCTCTGATTACCGATAGCCGTACCCAATCGATTCCgaacccatccatccatccaaccatccatcccaACCATCCATCTATCCCAACCATCCATCCCAACCATCCATTCCAACCATCCATTCCAACTATCCATTCCTACCATCCAttccaaccatccatcccaAGCATCCAtcccaaccatccatccatccatccatcccaAGAAGTGCACCCAGTTTACACAATCCGCTCCTCGGTGATGATGTCCATGGTGCTGACCCGCCGCTGCTGGCTGTGCGTCTGTGAGTGGGTCTGCAGGTGGTGCGTTACCAGATGCTGGTGCTGCGCGGAGGCCTCACCACCGATGATCATTGAGCCACCACCAATGGTctttgtggtggtggtggtggtggtggtgctggtggcgcTGCGACGGTGGTCGCTGCTGCCCCGCCGCGGCACCAACATCACCAATTACTAGAGGACCGTCTCGTTGGTGTTGGTGCATGTGCGGGCGCCATTGACGATCGAGTATTTGGTGGAGCTGTCCTTCTTGGCCATTAGCCGGCCCAGGAATATCTCTTTGAAGGTCTCGCGAAACTGGCGCGACATGCCGCAGTAGATGCCAAAGTTGATCGGGTAGCTGACCACCAGGAAGAAGTTCGTCAGCATGATGCAGATGTTGGCCAGGCCGTAGTCCAGGAACTCGATGATCAGGCTGCTCACAATGTGCATGGCGGTGACCACGGCAATGGGTATCTCGGCCAGCAGGAACACGGACACCACCACGATGAGCATCAGTGTGGTGCAGTTGCTCTCCCGCAGTTTCTTGCACTCCTTCTTCCGGTTCTCGCGGAAGAGCAGCTTCCGGCGCTCCTGCGCCTGCCGCATTGCCGCGAAGAGCAGTATGTTCAGTGTCACCAGGATGATGCAGGGCAGCAGGTGGACGAACAGCACCCGGAACAGATAGTAGCTCGTGAAGTACAGGTCCTCGCCAACGTACTCGTGCACCCACAGCGACGTCTCCAGGTGGCACACCTCCGTCGGGCTCCCATTCCACTCGATCACCAGCGGCATGTACGTCCTGTCGAAGAACCTCGGCAACTGGTGCAGGACCGCCAGCAGGGCGATGTACGCCGTGCACCGCCTCACCCGCGGCATCGTGCACCATGTCCGGGccatgggggcgtggcacacgtAGATGTATCTGGGGAGCACGGATTGAAGAAGGGATTAGGCGGTGATAAAACTATCGAGCGGTATAAAATAACTTATGAAAGTGATttttgcaaatgcattttttatcaTAACTTCGCTAAAAATGGCCATATAGCTTAATGAATTACCGTTTTGTACCATTTCTAACGATCCCTATCACTTTTTGGTGGATTTagggaaaacaaatttttttcgaatttttacattttcggtaaggggtaccatcatcaaaatttgcgaaaaatggcaaaaaattagcATTTCAATACATgtacatggatcgatagggaattttgttacgaattcaacgaggtatggcattccacttttggacaactatttTTTATGCTATCGCaaaaatactgattattttttatcaaaaaaataacaaaataaatattgacaaaaatgtgatattttcaatcggcgttttcgccataacttggccaaaaaaggtggcagagctaaaatgaagactgttttgtgttgctaataaacataactaactatccctatcactacttttttgattttggggaaaaaaaaatttgacaaatttttgcatttttggtaaggggtaccatcatccaaatttgcaaaaaatggctAAAAAATAGAATTGCCTTTTCAAGATACCGTttgattgggaattgaaatacgaactcaacgaggtatgacattccatattcagACAACTATTTTGATTGTTATGGCCAAAAAACGGATTATTTTATAGGGGAAATTCAGAAAAACGACTTTTGGCTAAAATTGAGATATTTTATGGGCATTTTGATgataacttggctaaaaatgaTCATAAAGATGAAAGGAAAACTGTTTTTCGCAGCTAATTACCAATGCTAACCATTTCTGCCAATGTTTCTCAAAAAGCTTACTTTACAAAATACGTAGACAGctaaaaaataatgaatatttgttgtaaaactttattattaGTTACAATGTTTGGACTTGAACAGCAATCGATTGCGAACTTTTGAGCGTTTTGCttgcaaaaccaaaagcaaccAACAAAGGAAAAGTATGCAAACAGAGGGCAATACCTATAGCTATTAAATATCAATGGACTTTATCTGATGGGCATTATTTGTCGGCTTGAAGGATGCGACTTTTTATCAAAAGCCGCTGCCAGCGATCCTGTCAGGACATTAAGTCCTGGTAACGAGCTCGAGCGTCTTAAACGCATTTGCCTAATATAATTTtatggcaacggcaacagcaacggcaacggcaacgtcAACGGAAGATAAACCAATTTCCCCAGGTGAGAATTTACGATGGCAATGTGGTGACAACGAATTGGCCAAATCCTAATTTCAGCCACGACTCCGCCTCGCCACTCCGGTTTTGTAAGGGAAAGGAGGGAAAGAGGCGAAAAGGGGAGGAGGGGAGGAGGAGCAATCAAAAGCCATCTGAAAAGCTAATCAAGTTGGCGCTTTGTAATTTCATAATTTGAGTAATTTGTCCGGGGTCGCGTGCTGTCAAAGAATAAATTTTGCTTCCTGTGAAGATTTGGGCCGCTTTATAGTTGGCCTCCAAAACGCCGCCCCATCGCCCCCTTAATTTTCCAATCCGCAGATGCGAACGAACTTTGATGGTGGAATGATGATTGGGCAGGGTGCAGGGTGCAGGGGGAGGGGATGATGGGATTGGTGTCGAAGGTCCTTGGTATTGGTCTAATTTATGCGCATAATTATGGCAACGCCCACTGCGCTGGCACTTGAAAATGCGTTTCAATCAATCTTTCATTGAACCTTTGTCAAGCGGAGATTTCATTAAAGTTGAAAGCAGCAGAGATGCTAACAAAAACGCCCAGCtccaaggacgaaggacgcaggacgaaggaggcCAGCGATTGCCAGTCGTTTAGTCCGCAACGGAATTGatattaataaatgaataacATTTAGCTGGCTTATGTTGTTCTTGCCCCTCTcccctccaccaccacctcgTTCTCTGTGTCATCTTAacaatttagttaattttccCTAAAAggttcacaaaaaaaaaagggggaaaaaccCCCTGATAGAACCACCCCCAAACCTTAACCCATTTCGGAAATAAACCGACACAATAAATCAATCAGGCAGAATATTTTGAAAGCGAGAGCTGAACGGCAATCTGCCATGGGAATCTGCCACTCTGCTACTCAGCTGCAGATGAAAATGTTACTCGAAGGATAAATACTTTTAGAGAACAAAGGATATGCCTTCTTTGTTCGTGGGATTACCCCTTTGAGTGGATGAGTTTATTGTGATTGCAAAGTGGCTTCTCAACCTCGCAAAAATGCGGGAAAAACAGGGTACTTTAATGCACGAATGTGGTCAAGTCTTCTACTTCCGGTTCGTATTTAATAAGTGATGAGTACTCGGCCATAAAGCGATTTGCGTCACTCAACTAAAAGGGAAAACACTTGATATTTATAGGCCGAATAATATATTCACTACTTAATCAGCACTGTGATTGCTGCACTCTTTTCAGCCAGTGGATTGCAGCAATCTCTGTGCGTTGAAGTATAGGAAAAGTATGAAAAAGTATGAAAAAGTATGAAAAAGTATGAAAAAGTATGAAAAAGTATGAAAAAGTATGAACAAGTATGAAAAGTATGCCAATAGGCCTCGTactcaataaaacaaaacaacagaaaacaaaacaggtACTGTGtttcacacacacatcacACACTTTTGTTCTATGAAATTTTTATGGAGAGTGTCACTCACTCAGTTGGCACTTGCCCACTTCCTCACTTTTCCCCAATCGGCCCCACTTTGCCCCCCCACTCTGCCCCTCTGCGCCCATCAGTAAGGGCCATAAAAACACTTGAAATACAATAAGTTGACAAcaggcacagcagcagcagcagcaacagcaacaacaataataacaataaacgcTGAATGTTTTTATCGCGCTATTTGTCCTCGGGCAATTTTCAACGCATTTTAGAGTGAGTCCTTCCCCGCTACACCCGCCCGCTGGGCCTTTTGTCATATgcacaaacatacatatatgtattatattatttagctatttgGTGGTACATAACCCATCCACATCCTGCCACTTGGCTGCGACCACTTGAAAGCGGCCCAAAGTCGCATAATGGCCCAAATATTTATGactatttttttgctttttttgtttctggtgGAACTTCGGGCCACCGAACCACTCCAcattgcaaatttatttgcaaagcTGTAAAATTTATGATGCCACACATGAGTTAATAGAACAAAGCGCCAGACCGACCCCCATCATGCTCAGACCTTCTGCGGACTCTTGAAGGCAATTATTATGCGAAGACAGGGTGAAATTTATGTTGGCCATACAAAATTAGTTTACTGTTCACATTAGTGGTTATACTTTATGAGCTCGGCGGCTGAAACAGTGTGGTTTTAAAggccaatgccaatggcaatgccaaagcgaatgtgaatgcgaatgcgaatgcttTGTGGTGTTATGTTAAAGCGAATCGATGGAAAGTATAACTcgcatcactcatacgcatcactcatacgccgcgttgacTTGGCTAAGGTAGAAGGTAAGgccatttgtttgttgcttttccCGCAGGGCattgacattttatttttgcccaCACAAAAACTGATTTATTGCCGCCATTGACAAGTCAACgagtcagccagtcagtcagtcagtcagtcagtcagccagtcactCTTTCAGCTACATCTCAAGCGGGAAAATGGCAAGgtggaaaacggggaaaagtggaaaacctGTTTGAGGTGGTCTCACTTTTATTGGCCCAATTGCATGCTTACCTTTGAACGGCGAGGGCCAGAGTCAGCCAAACGGAGATGGTGTGGCACATGGCTGGCATTATCTGTAAGTAAGAATACGGGAATATAAgttatagtatatagtatatatgggTACAAATACTGGGATTACTGGGAGCAGCGAAAATTAGAAGGTTGTGTGATTTGTAGCCTACTTTCGAGCTACTCAACTTCCCGGTTTTATTTGCTCTTTGATTTTATGAAACAGATATTACATTCAATTTCATGCAATGAGTACTGCTCGCAATCCTTTTATATTATGCCATTAAAAAATCCAACAAATCTCCTAATGTCCATCAAACGCGCCGCATACCCATGAGAATTGGGCCAagatatgtgtgtgtatgcatgTCTGCGATAGGTAAGTAAATCACCATTTGGCCCAAGGGCCCTGAAATTCATTCCTTAGCCTGTCTGCCAAATCGGATTTGTGGTACTCAACTGCATTAGCCGGCAGTAAGacggaatggaatggaatggaaatggaagtggaagtggaatgGCATGGCGTGCGGCATCTGAAAtcctggtaactggtaactggtagcGGGTagctggtaactggtaactggcaAATGGTAACTGGCAAATGGTAGCTGGCAAATGGTAGCTGGCAAATGGCCACCTGGACAGGTGTCTGCTCCATTTATGGGCCATTATGAGTGCGGCTCTGCGGCAGACAGGCGCTCCATGGGCGAGATGCTGTGGGCCTGACATCGGACTCTTGGCCATATAATGCACAATCTGTGGCCTAATCCGCTTTATGTGTATCCAActtggtgtgcgtgtgcgtgtgtgtgtgtgtgtctggctGGGCTGCAATTACAGCGACATGGCCAGATAAACTCGCCTGGATATTTTACAATGAAACGCTTACCCCCTTTTCCACATTAACATGGTCATTATGCGCACCACCACCCGCAATGGAAAGGGACTCAGAATGAAGACGGgatgggggaggggggttCCACAGGACGTGCTGCCGGCGAGCATATAAATTGTGGGGGAAATGAAGGGGAGTCTTCAAGTTTGAGGCTGCAATGGCCGCCTGGTGGTTATTACCAAAAACGACGAGTGCCGCCGCGCCGCCGAATGTGAGTTGAATTTTATGGCAGTCATACGCAGCAGAGATAGTCTCGCTGTCGAAGGACCTTGCCAAGTCCCTGGCTCCCCCCGCCCAGCATCAATCCTTGGGCATCCACCCCGGCCCTTGGAATCCATCTAGACATGCAGCCCAGCATGGAATTTAGCTGGTACAAATCCCCGGAGAGTCCACTAACGGCACGTAGTTACAACGAGCCACGACAGTGGGGCAAAAGCGGTTGCCAACTAGTCATAATCCAAGTGCAATCTATTGTGCTTAAATGCCACTCtttacccttttttttctaGAGTCAAGTTTCCAACACTGATGATTTCTTTTAGTTGTATTGAAGCagaattaattatttaaaaggttGTCACATTTTTCAAGGTAAAGGACTTACAGACCTTTGTTCTGCAAAATCCAACTCAGAAATGGATTAATTCCGCTCTGGACACCCGGACTTTTCCTtggccttcttcttctgatGCCGAATCACCATGCCTTTGGATTTGCAGGAGGGGCGGGGGGCTTATGCTTATGGCCCAAAGGGGGGTGGGCATTTTATCAGCTTGACACTACTCCATTGAAGTGAGTAAACAGTTTTGCTTTGCCAACCCCCAGAAGCCCCAGTACCCCCCAGTACCCCCCAACCCCCTCATTCCGCGCCCTTCGAGTGccataaattgaaaatgttgattAATCAACGCAAACGTGCAAAGGGCaggaaaagctgggaaagcCGGGAAAGCCTGGAGTTTGCATGGTAATGGTGGAAAAACTCTCTCGAATGAATAAGTACTGTGAATGACTGAATGAATGGTTGgatgtgagtgtgagtgtggatgAGTGGGTGATTCCCTGGATTCTACGGATTCCCCGGCTTCGCGGGGCAGCAGGTGGCaaatggcaagtggcaagtggcactAGCAGCGTTTTTCATTCTTTCATTATGCTGACAGAAATGACACACATAAAAGGGAAAATCACGGAAAATGGGCTAAATGTAACGTGGCAGCAAATgcgataacgataacgataacgCGACGGGATCCAAAACAAAGCATCGTACATCAGTCGCTCGAACAAAGAACCAACGAAAGAATGAAAGAATgaaagaaagagaggggcAATTGGTGCGAGAAAGAGACGGGCACAACAAGTTCCAGCCGAGCATTTTATTTAGGTCAATGAGCGTCGCGTCTTCCctgaaaatggggaaaatagggaaaatgggggggaaAACGTTTTGGGTTGGGAGGTGGAAACGTGGCCAGCAggcaaaacaaacagtttTTCGCCCAGCCTTGGCAATTAGTTTGTGTCAAGAAAATACAACGCACACTCACCGAAATACATACTACATAACTATCTCTCTTGTCAGAGGAAAATATCGAATAGTTGGCCCATATAAGCATAAGATTTTGCTGAGTGTAGCAGAAGGAGTCTGTTTGTGGACTTACCtcattgaaaatgttgtaGGCCAGACACATGGAGACCGGATGCAGTGGCTTATAGTGATTGCCGAATGTGTACATATACCAGAGACCCGGTGCCGGGAATATAACCGTCAGCATGTCGCATATAGCCATTCCTGCAGAGAAGGAGAGAGTCCAAATTGGAAATtagaaatgtgaaatgtgaaattatGGTAATGCTTATGCAAATCAATTGCTATTTTCAATGTAAACTGACTGTGTGATTGGGCATTACGCATGTCACATTACTGACGCAGACATTTGGGCATCGCATCTGTAATCTGATAATCTGATAATCGAATCGATGATCAATTATCCACGGCTTCCTATGACCAAATGGGCCAAATTGGCTGTTGACTCGGCCGCAGTTCATGGTTCATTGGTGACCAtgcgaaatcgaaatcaaaagtTGTGCCATTTGATTGcgtattaattaaaatgcgatttacgtatttatttatgcgattAATAAACTTGTCACACAacaattataaaatgtaaaatcccTAGCTATTTACCCATCCACTACCAACGACATTTGGTAGTTCTCAGCTACTTCTGCTCGGCCCAGTGACATTTGCCCTGATGACACACTGATGACCGCCGACCTGACCTTTCGAATGACAGTCCTCAGTGGTTACAGAGAGCACAAATCGTAAGCCTTTCGCAAATAATTACTCTAACAACTTTGACTATGACTTTGACTGGACTGGCACATCTATTCGACAAATGGCTGTTGCTAAATGTGAAACGTAAATCGCAAACTATGGCTGTTTCGGGCTAGTTAGTTTGGCTACTTGATGGCTGAACTAATACAAGTAACTTATATTTTGGCCACAGAATAAACACGAGTTGTTGGCCGAAACCAAATGGCAAATTGCGCTCATGTGCTCCATGTGCCTCATGTGCCTCATGTGCCATTTCTGTTGcggttgccgctgctgcagggTTAGAGTTCATTTCACGTTTGCTGCGCTGTCACTTGAACCGAATGCGATTAGCCTTGGCCTGCGCTTGACACCcgctgtgggtggtgggttgtgggtggttATGGATTTCAGTGGGTGGTAATGGGTGCTaatggctgctggctgctccaGGCGGCGGTTAAGTGGTGACGGGTCAAAGGGTGACTGCTGACTCCCAGCCCCCATTGATAGCCGAAATGCTCGAGTGTATCAAAATGCTAAAGCTTAGCTGCTGTGGCAGTGAATCAAATGCACAGCCCCTCAGCTATCATAAGGCATCTTCTTTGCAAGAACTCAACAGAAACTTCCTCCTTCTTTTCCAGAACTCACAAGCAACTGCTTTCTTCTTTCCAACAACTCACTAGAAACTGCCTTCTGCTTTTCTAGAACTCACTAGAAACTCCCTTCTTTTTAAGAACCCACTATAAAAACTCCCTTCACGAATTGCCGTGTTAGCCAGTTTCAAATCCTAGCTTGATCCGCAGTCAGCCCTGTTTTCCCAGCGCCATGAGCATTACACACGCCATTGGAATGTGTCAGCATTACGCGTTACAGGCGGCACTGCCTAAGAGGGAACTGGGGGGGTATATGGATACGGAAGGGGCTCTGGGGAGCAAAGGACGCACATCGCCAGCTATTTGAAATCTCACAAAACTTCTGCCTGATTTAACATTGTGGCACATTAAGCGCCAAAAGGGGCGACGTGCCGAGGCAGCGGCATGAAATGACatggaataaaaataaataataatcataaaggGCGGCGTCTGCAGAAAGGGGGAAATTCAAAATGGGCCTAATCTTTTGGAGGGGCGGGGGTGGTACTATTAAAACAGTGAATTATTTCACTAAATTTGTTAGCTGCTTGCAAAACAAGCGGGCATAACAATTAAACTGGGAAATGGAGTGAACGCTCGATATGAGCACCATGCCCAACTAACACAACTAACCCAACTAAAACCAACTCACCCATCAGCACAAagttggt contains:
- the LOC122623952 gene encoding sex peptide receptor, producing MDNYTDVLYQYRLAPSASPELEMEMELGDPRQLGRGFQLPANESQLEIPDYFNESLDDPYYQQMLGGSCRMEDNNISYLNLTCDSPLEYSIPLYGYCMPFLLIITIISNSLIVLVLSKKSMATPTNFVLMGMAICDMLTVIFPAPGLWYMYTFGNHYKPLHPVSMCLAYNIFNEIMPAMCHTISVWLTLALAVQRYIYVCHAPMARTWCTMPRVRRCTAYIALLAVLHQLPRFFDRTYMPLVIEWNGSPTEVCHLETSLWVHEYVGEDLYFTSYYLFRVLFVHLLPCIILVTLNILLFAAMRQAQERRKLLFRENRKKECKKLRESNCTTLMLIVVVSVFLLAEIPIAVVTAMHIVSSLIIEFLDYGLANICIMLTNFFLVVSYPINFGIYCGMSRQFRETFKEIFLGRLMAKKDSSTKYSIVNGARTCTNTNETVL